A single genomic interval of Aegicerativicinus sediminis harbors:
- a CDS encoding spondin domain-containing protein, whose product MKNILLLTTAFCLILSSCSTDSESMDSELLNAQEATNLVNESNAFTKFKVTIENLGSDEVTYPTVFSPGVYVVQKQKSEPLFMEGYPDYGDGLEHIAEDGNPQMLYNSLMNNSRVRESGAFSIPVGGEMPSPILPGHSYEFYITAKNKDHFTLATMFAQSNDLFIAPNSWGIPLFDGNKEPINGDVTMYLQLWDAGTEVNEEPGVGPNQAPRQSAPNTGIDENGVVHLVVDGYTYPDVSDMIKVTVTPQ is encoded by the coding sequence ATGAAAAACATTTTATTATTAACAACCGCTTTTTGCCTCATTTTGTCAAGCTGCAGCACAGATTCAGAATCAATGGATTCAGAACTTTTGAATGCCCAAGAGGCGACTAATTTAGTAAATGAATCAAATGCCTTTACTAAATTTAAGGTAACGATAGAAAACTTAGGATCAGACGAAGTTACGTATCCAACTGTTTTTTCTCCTGGAGTTTATGTTGTTCAAAAACAAAAAAGTGAACCATTATTTATGGAAGGATATCCAGATTATGGAGATGGATTGGAACATATTGCAGAAGACGGGAATCCACAAATGTTATATAATTCTTTAATGAATAACTCAAGGGTGAGGGAGTCTGGAGCATTTTCAATTCCTGTCGGAGGAGAAATGCCAAGCCCAATTTTGCCAGGTCATTCCTATGAATTCTATATAACAGCGAAGAATAAAGATCATTTCACATTGGCAACAATGTTTGCACAATCGAACGATTTATTTATTGCACCCAATTCTTGGGGTATTCCATTATTCGATGGAAATAAGGAACCAATTAATGGAGATGTTACAATGTACCTACAACTTTGGGATGCTGGAACTGAAGTCAATGAAGAACCTGGCGTTGGTCCAAACCAAGCACCAAGACAATCAGCTCCCAATACGGGTATAGATGAAAATGGAGTAGTTCATTTGGTCGTTGATGGCTATACATATCCAGATGTTAGTGATATGATAAAAGTAACTGTTACACCTCAATAA
- a CDS encoding pyridoxal phosphate-dependent decarboxylase family protein yields MKKQRIKNLNSIDLESVEMTFDIIKYVINRLSDTKGILGNPKSEEQLKELVGETITEDGIGGEKALELFRDVLSKATISEDHPRNLAFVPAAPSKASILFDLVTAASSIHGAYWMMGAGGIFCENEAMRWLVSNTGLPETAFGVFTSGGTAANLSAMLAAREVWLEKSEINKTLKSLLITSNGAHSSIKQMAKVLGSDVILVEDGDNDNMNGEKLNEVIKGLQPYDYQRLFAVVATSGTTNAGIIDELDEIAEVCQKHNIWFHVDGAYGGAAIVVPELKPLFKGIEKADSITIDPHKWLFTPYDCGAIIYRDIEQAKKAHTQKGTYLEIFKDEGARGFNPSDYQLQLSRRTRGMPLWFSIAMHGTKAYESAVRYGVTIAKKSADLIKERDYLRLIREPSLSVVLFQRKGWEYKDYTNWTYENLQKGFALVTPTTWTKDGSEEVVARFCFINPETTIDDVKAILDSME; encoded by the coding sequence ATGAAAAAACAGAGAATTAAGAACCTAAATTCGATTGATTTAGAATCAGTCGAAATGACATTCGACATTATAAAATATGTAATAAATCGCCTATCCGATACCAAAGGTATATTGGGAAATCCAAAATCTGAGGAACAGTTGAAGGAGTTAGTTGGAGAAACGATTACAGAAGATGGAATTGGAGGAGAAAAGGCATTAGAATTATTTAGGGATGTACTGTCTAAAGCAACAATTTCTGAAGACCACCCACGTAATCTTGCCTTTGTGCCTGCAGCTCCTTCGAAAGCATCCATATTATTCGATTTAGTTACAGCAGCCTCAAGTATTCATGGGGCCTATTGGATGATGGGAGCAGGGGGTATCTTTTGCGAGAATGAGGCTATGCGATGGCTTGTTTCCAATACTGGCTTACCTGAAACCGCTTTTGGGGTTTTTACAAGTGGGGGAACAGCCGCAAACCTTTCAGCTATGTTAGCCGCTCGAGAGGTGTGGTTGGAAAAATCGGAGATAAATAAAACACTTAAGTCCCTATTGATTACTTCGAATGGAGCCCATTCGTCAATTAAACAAATGGCCAAGGTTTTAGGATCTGACGTTATTTTGGTTGAAGATGGCGACAACGATAACATGAACGGAGAGAAACTAAATGAAGTTATAAAAGGATTACAACCTTATGATTATCAACGATTATTTGCAGTGGTTGCAACTAGTGGAACCACTAATGCAGGTATCATTGATGAATTAGATGAAATTGCAGAGGTTTGCCAAAAACACAACATTTGGTTTCATGTAGATGGTGCTTATGGTGGAGCGGCTATTGTAGTGCCCGAATTAAAGCCATTATTTAAGGGTATTGAAAAAGCTGATAGTATAACAATAGATCCCCACAAGTGGTTATTTACGCCTTACGATTGTGGAGCAATCATTTACCGTGATATTGAACAAGCCAAAAAAGCCCATACCCAAAAAGGAACTTATCTTGAAATATTCAAAGATGAAGGTGCACGTGGTTTTAACCCAAGTGATTATCAATTGCAACTTTCTAGAAGAACCAGGGGAATGCCACTTTGGTTTTCAATTGCCATGCATGGTACAAAAGCTTATGAAAGTGCAGTTCGATATGGCGTCACTATAGCCAAAAAATCAGCGGACCTTATAAAGGAACGTGATTATTTAAGATTAATACGGGAACCATCCTTGTCAGTCGTTTTATTTCAACGAAAAGGATGGGAGTATAAAGACTACACCAATTGGACTTATGAAAACTTACAAAAGGGGTTTGCCTTGGTAACACCGACCACTTGGACAAAAGATGGCAGTGAGGAAGTTGTAGCACGTTTCTGTTTTATAAATCCAGAGACGACGATTGACGATGTAAAGGCAATTTTAGATAGTATGGAATAA
- a CDS encoding peroxiredoxin: protein MEELNNFKETTYSMPRIGDVAPDFEALTTKGKIRFSEYAKEKWVVMFSHPADFTPVCTTEMSGFATRKAEFDALNTELIGLSIDSIHSHLAWVQNVRENTGVYFDFPIIADIDMKVSKLYGMLQPNESETAAVRAVFFIDPNKKIRLIMYYPLNVGRNMNEILRVLEALQVSDKHKVALPLDWNKGDKAIVPPPKTLDELNERLQDTTLEKVDWYLAKKEIYN from the coding sequence ATGGAAGAACTTAATAATTTCAAAGAGACAACATACAGCATGCCTAGAATTGGGGATGTTGCGCCAGATTTTGAAGCACTAACGACAAAAGGGAAGATTAGATTTTCTGAATATGCAAAAGAAAAGTGGGTTGTTATGTTCTCACATCCTGCGGATTTTACGCCCGTCTGCACTACTGAAATGAGTGGCTTCGCAACAAGAAAGGCAGAGTTTGATGCTTTGAATACTGAACTAATCGGTTTGAGTATCGATAGCATACATTCTCATCTGGCATGGGTACAAAATGTTCGTGAAAATACAGGTGTCTATTTCGACTTTCCTATTATTGCGGATATTGATATGAAAGTATCTAAGCTTTATGGAATGCTGCAGCCTAATGAAAGTGAAACAGCTGCAGTAAGAGCCGTTTTTTTTATAGATCCAAATAAAAAAATTAGACTTATTATGTATTACCCTTTAAATGTTGGTAGAAATATGAATGAAATTTTAAGGGTACTCGAGGCTTTGCAAGTTTCAGATAAACATAAAGTTGCATTGCCACTGGATTGGAATAAAGGAGATAAAGCAATCGTTCCACCTCCAAAGACATTGGATGAACTTAACGAACGGTTACAGGATACCACTTTGGAAAAAGTTGATTGGTACCTGGCTAAAAAAGAGATTTACAACTAA
- a CDS encoding serine hydrolase domain-containing protein, which yields MKNFLFSFCLILLASSISNSQTKSLQTSPPLEEATPSSVGMSSERLGLIDNMCKEEIENGNLPGIVALVARKGKIVFWKAYGNANNQINKGLKRDDIFRIASQTKAITSTAVMMLWEQGKFQLDDPISKYIPEFKDPQVLKSFNEKDSTYTTEPAKSEITIRQLLSHTSGIGYGIIDSDERFRKIYQKAGIVDLYSDKDVTIEDNIKKLAKLPLHANPGEKWIYSEGLDVLGYFIEVMSGMKFDQFLKSHIFDPLGMKDTYFYIPDEKTKRLVEVQSKQDGQWRIFPNTFYNTHYPIEGAKTFFSGGAGLTSTAKDYATFLQMYLNGGEYNGIRLLSRTTVNAILSNQIGDLWGEKGDSAFGLAFNLVTEFGEAKGGKGSLNTFSWGGYFNTQYFADPEEEIIGVILKQTQGQVNDVTGWKFPILIYQSIDD from the coding sequence ATGAAAAATTTCCTTTTTAGTTTTTGCTTGATTTTACTTGCCTCTTCAATTTCTAATTCTCAAACCAAGTCACTACAAACATCACCACCTTTAGAGGAAGCAACACCATCAAGTGTTGGAATGTCCTCTGAAAGACTCGGGTTAATTGATAATATGTGTAAAGAAGAAATTGAAAATGGAAATCTCCCTGGAATAGTTGCCTTAGTTGCTCGAAAGGGAAAGATTGTCTTTTGGAAAGCCTATGGTAATGCCAATAATCAAATAAATAAAGGGTTAAAAAGGGACGATATTTTTAGGATAGCCTCACAAACAAAGGCAATTACATCAACCGCGGTAATGATGTTATGGGAACAGGGAAAATTTCAATTAGATGATCCCATATCCAAGTATATTCCAGAATTTAAAGATCCCCAGGTTCTAAAGTCGTTCAACGAAAAGGATTCAACTTATACCACGGAGCCTGCTAAATCAGAGATAACGATTCGCCAACTTTTATCTCATACTTCGGGTATAGGTTATGGAATAATTGATTCAGACGAACGTTTTCGCAAAATTTATCAAAAAGCCGGAATTGTAGACTTGTATTCAGATAAAGATGTTACAATAGAAGACAATATCAAAAAATTGGCTAAACTGCCATTACATGCAAATCCTGGTGAAAAATGGATTTACAGTGAAGGTTTGGACGTTCTTGGTTATTTTATCGAAGTTATGTCCGGGATGAAATTTGATCAATTCCTCAAATCACACATCTTCGATCCTCTCGGTATGAAGGACACTTACTTTTATATTCCTGATGAAAAAACCAAACGACTAGTGGAAGTTCAATCTAAACAAGATGGGCAGTGGCGTATTTTTCCTAATACCTTTTACAATACTCATTATCCTATAGAAGGGGCAAAGACATTTTTTAGCGGAGGAGCTGGTTTAACAAGCACCGCAAAAGATTATGCCACTTTTCTTCAAATGTATTTAAATGGTGGTGAGTATAATGGTATTCGATTATTGAGTCGCACTACCGTAAATGCAATATTAAGCAACCAAATAGGAGATTTATGGGGAGAAAAAGGAGATAGTGCATTTGGCTTAGCCTTCAATTTAGTTACTGAATTTGGTGAAGCCAAGGGAGGCAAAGGCAGCCTCAATACGTTTAGTTGGGGAGGTTACTTCAATACTCAATATTTTGCTGATCCAGAGGAAGAAATTATAGGTGTAATATTGAAACAAACCCAAGGTCAAGTCAATGATGTAACCGGATGGAAGTTCCCAATACTTATCTATCAATCTATCGACGATTGA
- a CDS encoding NAD(P)/FAD-dependent oxidoreductase, whose translation MKDKPKIVIVGSGFGGLELAKSLKNKEGQVLVIDRNNYHNFQPLLYQVATGGLEPDSIAYPIRRVFRNNKNISFRMAEVKSVDIDKSSVETSIGEFQYDYLVIATGSTNNFFNFEPQKDKLLTLKTVPDALNMRSYIFQNLEKALAKDRDESIEEIMNIAIVGGGPAGIELAGALAEMKHYVIPKDFPDLDTSRMSINLYEAAPKLLAVMSEEASQKSLEYLKKLGVSVFLNAKVASYDGTTVKMEDGTTFDTDTVIWTAGVKASPIEGLPKDSLVGGNRISVDKINRVKGTKNIFAIGDVAACVTDENPKGLPMLAPVAQQQGRLLAKNIIRLVNKEEPEEFSYFNKGMMATVGRNKAVVDLPKWKFQGFFAWVVWMMVHILSLVGFKNKVSAFIGWASNYINYDRPLGLIIRNYKRK comes from the coding sequence ATGAAAGATAAACCTAAAATAGTTATTGTCGGTTCAGGATTTGGAGGACTCGAATTAGCAAAATCCCTTAAAAACAAAGAAGGCCAAGTACTTGTCATAGACCGTAATAACTATCACAATTTTCAACCACTACTTTACCAGGTAGCAACTGGAGGATTAGAGCCAGATAGTATTGCATATCCCATACGCAGAGTATTCCGAAATAACAAAAATATCTCCTTCCGAATGGCGGAGGTTAAATCTGTGGATATTGATAAAAGCAGTGTCGAAACATCGATTGGGGAATTTCAATATGATTATTTGGTAATTGCGACTGGAAGCACAAACAACTTTTTCAATTTTGAACCTCAAAAAGACAAGTTATTGACTTTAAAGACTGTCCCTGATGCCTTAAATATGAGAAGTTATATTTTCCAAAATTTGGAAAAAGCTTTGGCAAAGGATCGTGACGAGTCTATTGAAGAAATAATGAACATTGCAATTGTGGGGGGTGGACCAGCAGGAATCGAGCTCGCTGGTGCCTTAGCTGAAATGAAACATTATGTTATTCCCAAGGATTTTCCGGATCTAGACACCTCTAGGATGAGTATTAACCTATATGAAGCGGCGCCTAAACTATTAGCCGTAATGTCAGAAGAAGCTTCCCAAAAATCATTGGAATATCTCAAGAAATTAGGCGTCAGTGTTTTTCTTAATGCAAAAGTAGCTTCCTATGATGGAACTACTGTTAAGATGGAAGATGGTACTACCTTCGATACAGACACAGTTATTTGGACAGCAGGCGTTAAGGCTTCACCGATTGAAGGATTACCAAAAGATAGCTTGGTAGGTGGAAACAGAATTTCCGTTGATAAGATAAATAGAGTTAAAGGAACGAAGAACATTTTCGCAATAGGGGATGTTGCGGCGTGTGTAACGGATGAAAACCCCAAAGGATTACCGATGCTCGCTCCAGTAGCGCAACAACAGGGGAGATTATTAGCAAAAAATATCATCCGTTTAGTAAATAAGGAGGAGCCTGAAGAATTTTCTTATTTCAACAAAGGAATGATGGCCACAGTTGGCAGGAATAAAGCTGTTGTGGATTTGCCAAAGTGGAAATTTCAAGGTTTTTTTGCCTGGGTGGTATGGATGATGGTCCACATATTGTCTTTGGTCGGATTTAAAAATAAAGTTTCTGCTTTTATTGGTTGGGCCTCAAATTATATTAATTACGATCGTCCACTCGGCTTAATAATTAGAAATTATAAACGAAAATAA
- a CDS encoding glycoside hydrolase family 43 protein yields MYRIFIGFMVLLHLGCKKQSQSSPVNISVNNSMNSLTQKNNNPIFPGWYADPEAIIFDKTYWIYPTYSAPYDEQVFLDAFSSKDLVNWEKHERILDTSSVKWAKRAVWAPSIIEKDQKYYLFFGANDIQSDEEMGGIGVAVSDSPSGKFKDYLGKPLIDKFYNGAQPIDQFVFKDSDDSYYLIYGGWRHCNIAKLNRDFTGFEPFDNGTIFREITPENYVEGPFMFIKNGKYYFMWSEGGWTGPDYSVAYAISDSPFGPFKRVGKILKQDMEVATGAGHHSVIHPKGTDNYYIVYHRRPLNETDRNSRVTCIDVMEFDENGMIKPIQITHYGVEPFEMK; encoded by the coding sequence ATGTATAGAATCTTTATAGGTTTTATGGTTCTTTTGCATTTAGGATGCAAGAAACAGTCTCAATCATCCCCTGTTAATATTTCAGTGAATAATTCAATGAATTCTTTAACCCAGAAGAATAACAATCCAATTTTTCCTGGTTGGTATGCAGATCCAGAAGCGATAATTTTTGACAAAACCTATTGGATTTACCCAACCTACTCTGCCCCGTACGATGAACAAGTTTTTTTAGACGCGTTTAGCTCTAAAGATTTGGTTAATTGGGAAAAACACGAACGAATACTTGACACCTCCTCAGTAAAATGGGCAAAAAGAGCTGTTTGGGCTCCATCTATTATTGAAAAAGATCAAAAGTATTATCTCTTTTTTGGAGCAAATGATATTCAGAGTGATGAGGAAATGGGCGGAATAGGTGTGGCGGTTAGTGACAGTCCTTCTGGAAAGTTTAAAGATTACTTGGGTAAACCTTTAATCGACAAGTTTTATAATGGTGCCCAACCTATTGATCAATTTGTTTTTAAAGATAGCGATGATTCATATTATTTAATTTATGGGGGATGGAGACATTGTAATATTGCAAAGTTAAATAGAGATTTTACGGGGTTTGAACCATTTGACAATGGTACTATTTTCAGGGAAATTACTCCAGAAAATTATGTGGAAGGGCCATTTATGTTTATTAAAAATGGTAAATACTACTTTATGTGGTCTGAAGGTGGATGGACAGGCCCAGATTACAGTGTTGCCTATGCTATTTCTGATTCTCCTTTTGGTCCATTTAAAAGAGTTGGAAAAATTTTAAAACAAGATATGGAGGTTGCTACGGGAGCTGGCCACCATAGTGTAATACATCCCAAAGGCACAGACAATTATTACATTGTTTACCATCGAAGGCCATTGAACGAAACGGATAGGAATTCTAGGGTTACTTGTATAGATGTTATGGAATTTGATGAAAACGGAATGATAAAGCCCATCCAAATAACCCACTACGGTGTGGAGCCATTCGAAATGAAGTGA
- a CDS encoding AsmA-like C-terminal region-containing protein translates to MTAKSPKKLKFSWSKWWRHLLVVLSFGVLFIVALFVLGWLNRDLVLKELHQWYSENNKGTLEIGRIDTNFIRAFPNVGFTIREITQSSFDTVSDKKSSVYIDRVNVAIGVGDLLSGSVRFKKIEVKKAELISEVRSSRPFDYHVNLKRLKQSNTTSGISFPSWINTESLIFTIENLNFQTKDTILHKFFDLNIHNVIGNFEEYEDKLRGSANFDITVNALGFNTLKGSYFNGARVKGAPKFQLNNTTNIIEIPDFALHIDDQIFNLKADFDLTDLTEFKFSLYNEETDFQAVKKMLPDSLSVKLEKYVIHKPFKTSLDLNGKFEYGNNPDLYAEFSSVNNEVLLNQTVKMDSVVFNGYLTNNIYESDSLRSIKSSKKDAKIYFENLEADIKDIKLTAHDSYYQSSVDAANYIKADLHVSGSNETLAEVLENDNFAFKGGQFNLEADVDGDISSLPEIFNSSTGKFNMSNTNVSLKKNGLQLPLEKVNLTLNHENSTLNELKINLPNGKNLIFSGSLKNASSVLADDPTKPMSSFVTLDSRDLDINDLIITAKEFLPSSQRSIDDRKNLHEILDAIYHKFHPRFKVDLNTVEYNSITLNNLKADLELINPETINLQSFVFDYFEASTKLEGLVRVPKPQGTIKDPIFIDARAETEGQLHIFQDLFNIQLVEIKTGDFKFTGDVKGNIHRFDELLNSANGNLKIEETKFYYPNADLDIAFDSLTVKINDSKIELNNFELEVGEIYPFILSGMVEKFPGFLIDDIKNEGTISMVVDAPYIDVDEWSNAFKSLDEEKEDKSLKKKNLYNAFKDINKLNPRLNVTVDSLKFRDLIAKDINASVFFENDSLLILDHLKIKYKESEAFIDGSVQAANIENMSGAANPFNFKFTVDAKGKSQNLNDYLKTSNFLFDSGNFEFKGGYEGRAEALLILNSNAYGELKLGNSTVNIKAADIQIPVDSLNLEIKNDFATLKKLDVELPGKSSLQLTGSIDNFSNFINNYSDDNSHISTFTIKSPYLNTKDIKTLLNANNKVKESSKSKSVDLQKFKTILNDIDDSYYPSASIEIDSLIHNSISIADFKSDIGFNSEGAFIVEKTTIDLFDGTLSLGIDADIENSHHLPVGIQMDAENINIKKLLESFDYFGDSDLRNTEKIEGELSYRIDGTALVNHDGSINIGSLNGTLDLTIANLVLHNYKPAMENSVLMKDERFKYLEFQPIEQKFQIVDGEIIIPRTQIQSTALHVYLEGKLKFEDYVNIWVSVPWKNLKRNDGLTLPEKQTYEDAGGKFYLQLVQDKNSEKLRKRDLKIKFRLGKGKMRKSLQK, encoded by the coding sequence GTGACAGCCAAATCTCCTAAAAAATTAAAATTCTCTTGGTCTAAATGGTGGCGCCATCTATTGGTAGTCTTGTCATTTGGGGTACTCTTTATCGTAGCCTTATTTGTTCTTGGTTGGTTAAACAGGGACCTGGTTTTAAAAGAACTTCACCAATGGTATTCCGAAAACAATAAAGGAACATTGGAGATTGGCCGTATCGACACAAATTTTATACGTGCTTTCCCCAATGTTGGTTTTACAATTAGGGAAATAACTCAATCTAGTTTTGATACTGTTTCTGATAAAAAGTCTTCTGTTTATATAGATCGCGTTAATGTGGCCATTGGTGTTGGTGATCTGCTTTCAGGAAGTGTAAGGTTTAAGAAAATAGAAGTAAAAAAGGCAGAATTGATTTCTGAAGTGAGGTCCTCACGTCCCTTTGATTATCACGTGAACCTTAAGCGGCTTAAACAGAGTAATACGACTTCGGGTATTAGCTTTCCATCTTGGATTAATACTGAATCCCTGATATTTACCATTGAGAATCTTAATTTTCAAACTAAAGACACGATTCTTCATAAATTTTTCGATCTGAACATTCATAATGTCATTGGCAATTTTGAAGAATATGAAGATAAATTAAGAGGTAGTGCAAATTTTGACATAACAGTAAATGCCTTAGGATTCAATACCTTAAAAGGTTCCTACTTCAATGGGGCCCGTGTTAAAGGTGCTCCTAAATTCCAATTAAATAATACCACCAACATTATTGAAATTCCAGATTTTGCACTTCACATAGATGATCAGATATTTAATTTAAAGGCTGATTTCGACCTAACCGATCTTACCGAGTTTAAATTTTCACTTTATAATGAGGAAACCGATTTTCAGGCCGTTAAAAAGATGTTGCCCGATAGCCTTTCTGTAAAGCTTGAAAAATATGTCATTCATAAACCATTCAAAACTAGTCTAGATTTGAATGGGAAATTTGAATATGGTAATAATCCAGACTTATATGCCGAATTTTCAAGTGTCAATAATGAAGTTTTACTGAACCAAACTGTAAAAATGGACAGTGTAGTATTTAATGGCTACTTGACCAATAATATTTATGAATCTGATAGTCTTAGAAGTATTAAATCTTCAAAAAAGGACGCTAAAATTTATTTTGAGAATCTAGAGGCTGACATAAAGGATATAAAGTTAACAGCCCATGACTCTTATTATCAATCGTCGGTTGATGCAGCAAACTACATCAAAGCTGATTTGCATGTGAGTGGATCGAATGAAACCCTTGCGGAAGTTTTGGAGAATGACAATTTTGCCTTCAAGGGAGGTCAATTTAACCTTGAGGCAGATGTAGACGGAGATATTTCCTCTTTACCTGAAATCTTTAATTCTTCCACAGGGAAATTTAATATGTCTAATACTAATGTTTCACTTAAAAAAAATGGTCTTCAATTACCCCTAGAGAAGGTTAACCTTACACTAAACCATGAAAATTCCACTCTTAATGAGTTAAAGATAAATCTTCCGAATGGTAAGAACCTCATATTCAGTGGTAGTCTTAAAAATGCATCATCGGTTTTAGCAGATGACCCAACAAAACCGATGTCTAGTTTTGTAACCTTAGATTCTAGAGATTTAGATATAAATGATTTAATAATTACAGCAAAAGAATTTCTTCCTTCGTCCCAACGATCAATTGACGATAGGAAAAACTTGCATGAAATTTTGGATGCCATTTACCATAAATTTCACCCTCGATTTAAAGTTGATTTGAACACAGTTGAATATAACTCTATTACACTAAACAACCTAAAAGCAGATTTAGAACTTATTAATCCTGAAACCATAAATCTGCAAAGTTTCGTATTCGATTATTTTGAAGCATCAACAAAGCTTGAAGGTTTGGTAAGAGTTCCGAAACCTCAAGGAACTATCAAAGATCCAATTTTTATTGATGCAAGAGCAGAAACCGAAGGTCAGCTGCATATTTTTCAAGATTTATTTAATATACAACTTGTTGAAATAAAAACTGGGGATTTTAAGTTCACTGGTGACGTTAAAGGTAACATTCATAGATTCGATGAGTTATTAAATTCAGCCAACGGAAATCTGAAAATTGAAGAGACCAAATTTTATTATCCGAACGCAGATTTGGATATCGCTTTCGACTCATTAACCGTAAAAATTAATGATTCAAAAATTGAACTAAATAATTTCGAGTTAGAAGTTGGAGAAATTTATCCTTTTATCTTGAGTGGAATGGTTGAAAAGTTTCCAGGGTTTCTAATCGATGATATTAAGAATGAGGGTACTATTTCTATGGTGGTGGATGCTCCTTATATAGATGTAGATGAATGGTCAAATGCTTTTAAATCTTTAGATGAAGAAAAAGAAGATAAGTCATTAAAAAAGAAAAATTTATACAATGCATTTAAAGATATTAATAAGTTAAATCCAAGATTAAATGTTACAGTAGATTCTTTAAAATTTCGGGATCTAATTGCGAAGGATATAAATGCATCTGTCTTTTTTGAAAACGACTCATTACTAATTTTAGACCACCTTAAAATTAAATATAAAGAATCTGAAGCATTTATTGATGGTTCGGTACAGGCGGCCAATATTGAAAATATGTCTGGAGCAGCCAATCCATTTAATTTCAAGTTTACGGTAGATGCCAAAGGGAAATCCCAGAACCTAAATGATTATTTAAAAACATCAAACTTTCTTTTTGATTCTGGTAATTTCGAGTTCAAAGGAGGTTATGAAGGTCGGGCTGAAGCTTTACTCATTTTAAACTCAAATGCTTATGGTGAGTTAAAGCTTGGTAATTCTACAGTTAATATCAAGGCTGCAGATATTCAAATTCCTGTAGACAGCTTGAATTTGGAGATAAAGAATGACTTTGCCACCTTGAAGAAATTGGATGTTGAACTTCCTGGGAAAAGCTCGTTGCAACTAACAGGTTCCATAGATAATTTTTCAAATTTCATTAATAATTATAGTGACGACAATTCCCATATTTCAACTTTCACAATTAAATCACCTTATTTAAATACCAAGGATATTAAAACCTTATTGAATGCAAACAATAAGGTCAAAGAATCTTCAAAGTCTAAATCGGTAGATCTACAGAAATTCAAGACCATTTTAAATGATATCGATGATTCTTACTATCCCTCAGCTAGTATAGAGATTGATTCCCTCATCCATAATTCAATTTCGATAGCGGATTTCAAATCTGATATTGGCTTTAACAGTGAAGGGGCCTTTATTGTGGAGAAAACAACTATAGATTTGTTTGATGGCACCTTAAGTTTAGGAATTGATGCAGATATTGAAAACAGCCACCATTTACCTGTAGGGATACAGATGGATGCTGAAAACATCAATATTAAAAAGTTATTAGAAAGCTTTGATTATTTCGGTGACTCAGACCTGCGAAACACAGAAAAGATAGAAGGTGAGCTCAGTTATCGCATAGATGGGACTGCATTAGTAAACCATGATGGAAGTATAAACATTGGTTCTTTGAATGGGACGTTAGATTTAACCATTGCCAATTTGGTTTTACATAATTATAAACCGGCTATGGAAAACAGTGTTTTAATGAAGGATGAACGATTTAAATATTTAGAATTTCAACCAATAGAGCAAAAGTTTCAAATTGTTGATGGAGAAATCATCATTCCTAGAACCCAAATTCAATCTACGGCATTACATGTTTATTTAGAAGGAAAATTAAAGTTTGAGGATTATGTGAATATATGGGTTTCCGTTCCTTGGAAAAATTTAAAACGTAATGATGGACTCACCTTGCCTGAAAAACAAACCTATGAGGATGCAGGCGGGAAATTTTACTTACAATTAGTTCAAGATAAAAACAGTGAAAAATTAAGGAAACGTGATTTGAAAATTAAATTCCGATTAGGAAAAGGTAAAATGAGAAAAAGCCTTCAAAAATAA
- a CDS encoding lipid-binding SYLF domain-containing protein: protein MKHLKNMVALLMVLTLTIPVMGQSKKDKKVIKDADKAVQTLLKVNPNMRHYFDKSAGCVIFPNVGKGGFIVGGASGNGVLYQYGVKKGMAHLAELNIGLELGGEALIEIIFFETLDEVNKFKEGKFQFDAGITATAIKSGISYDAKYKDGVAVFTHAKGGLMAEASVGGQKFKYKPFDEM, encoded by the coding sequence ATGAAACACTTAAAAAACATGGTTGCTCTTCTTATGGTATTGACACTTACAATACCAGTAATGGGACAGAGCAAAAAAGACAAAAAAGTTATTAAAGATGCAGATAAGGCAGTCCAAACTTTGCTAAAAGTAAATCCAAATATGCGTCATTATTTTGATAAATCTGCCGGTTGTGTCATTTTTCCAAATGTTGGTAAAGGCGGATTTATCGTTGGTGGCGCTTCCGGAAATGGAGTTCTATATCAATATGGAGTTAAAAAAGGAATGGCCCATTTGGCTGAATTAAATATTGGTCTAGAATTAGGAGGTGAAGCCCTTATTGAAATCATCTTTTTTGAAACTTTGGATGAGGTTAACAAATTTAAAGAAGGAAAATTTCAATTTGATGCCGGAATAACCGCTACTGCAATAAAATCTGGTATTAGTTATGATGCAAAGTATAAAGATGGTGTCGCTGTGTTTACCCATGCGAAAGGCGGTTTAATGGCTGAAGCTTCGGTTGGAGGTCAAAAATTTAAATACAAACCATTTGATGAGATGTAG